A single genomic interval of Antarcticibacterium arcticum harbors:
- a CDS encoding GDP-L-fucose synthase family protein — MEKNSGIYIAGHKGMVGSAIVRKLQQEGFSNLILRSSRELDLTDQKQVINFFEEKKPEYVFLAAATVGGIQANNTYRAQFLYENLMIQNNVIHQSYVNGVKKLMFLASSCIYPKMAPQPIKESYLLEGPFEPTNEPYAIAKIAGVKMCENYNRQYGCNFISVMPTNLYGPNDNYDLETSHVLPALLRKFHEAKIKGLEYVEVWGTGIPRREFLHVDDLAEACFHLMETYHGNVSVNVGTGQDITIKELVEIIKKIVNYEGEIIWNSDKPDGTPRKLLDVTLIHSLGWKYKIPLEKGIKDFYKNKFQD, encoded by the coding sequence ATGGAAAAGAACTCCGGGATCTATATCGCAGGACATAAGGGTATGGTAGGATCTGCAATTGTTAGAAAATTGCAGCAGGAAGGGTTTTCAAATTTAATTCTAAGGTCCTCACGAGAGCTTGATCTTACAGACCAGAAACAAGTAATAAATTTCTTTGAGGAGAAGAAGCCGGAATATGTTTTCCTGGCAGCGGCAACAGTGGGTGGAATACAAGCTAACAACACCTACAGAGCTCAGTTTTTATACGAAAATCTGATGATCCAGAACAATGTGATCCATCAAAGCTATGTTAATGGGGTAAAGAAATTAATGTTCCTGGCGTCCTCCTGTATTTATCCAAAAATGGCCCCACAACCTATTAAGGAGTCTTATCTTCTGGAGGGACCTTTTGAACCCACAAATGAGCCTTATGCCATTGCTAAAATTGCCGGTGTGAAAATGTGTGAGAATTACAACCGGCAGTATGGGTGCAATTTTATATCGGTTATGCCAACCAATTTATATGGGCCAAATGATAATTATGATCTGGAGACATCTCACGTCTTACCGGCGCTACTGCGCAAGTTTCATGAAGCAAAAATAAAAGGACTGGAATATGTGGAAGTTTGGGGAACAGGAATTCCCAGGAGAGAATTTTTACATGTGGATGATCTTGCTGAAGCCTGTTTTCATTTAATGGAAACTTATCATGGAAATGTAAGTGTGAATGTGGGAACCGGACAGGACATAACAATAAAGGAACTTGTGGAAATAATAAAAAAAATTGTCAATTATGAAGGGGAGATTATCTGGAACAGTGATAAACCGGATGGCACTCCGCGAAAACTCTTGGATGTAACTTTAATTCATAGTTTAGGTTGGAAATATAAGATACCATTGGAAAAAGGAATTAAAGATTTTTATAAAAATAAATTTCAAGATTGA
- a CDS encoding FkbM family methyltransferase, with product MKKLLHKILRKKIKLFLEKLRYRNPNKNDIIKLISRLRPENTGIELIRLGNENDGGYLVPDVLKDIEACFSPGVGNVTSFESACAKMGMKIYMADASVVNPVPGNPQYNFIKKFIGKEGKDDFITLENWILDAGIDPKADLLLQMDIEGYEYEVLNSTSLRTLKRFKIVVIEFHELHMLWNPKYFSKAKKAFDKLLKNHVCVHIHPNNCCGIKEVNGIEFPVVAEFSFLRKNEIIELGNEIEIPHRLDRNNTNKKTIKLPEIWYVG from the coding sequence ATGAAAAAACTTTTGCATAAAATATTGAGAAAAAAAATTAAATTATTTTTAGAAAAACTTCGATATAGAAATCCTAATAAGAATGATATAATAAAACTAATTTCCAGATTAAGACCGGAAAACACTGGGATAGAATTGATTAGGTTAGGAAATGAAAACGATGGCGGATATCTTGTCCCTGATGTTTTGAAAGATATTGAAGCCTGTTTTTCGCCGGGAGTAGGTAATGTAACAAGTTTTGAAAGTGCTTGTGCAAAAATGGGAATGAAGATATATATGGCAGATGCTTCAGTTGTAAATCCAGTTCCAGGCAATCCTCAATATAATTTTATCAAGAAGTTCATTGGAAAGGAAGGAAAGGATGATTTTATTACCCTTGAAAATTGGATTTTGGATGCCGGTATAGACCCCAAAGCCGATTTGTTGTTACAAATGGATATTGAAGGATATGAATATGAAGTTTTAAACTCAACCTCTTTAAGAACCTTGAAGAGATTTAAAATAGTAGTCATTGAATTTCATGAGCTACACATGTTATGGAATCCGAAATATTTTAGTAAAGCAAAAAAGGCTTTTGATAAACTGCTTAAAAATCATGTTTGTGTTCATATTCACCCTAATAACTGTTGTGGTATTAAAGAGGTAAATGGTATTGAATTTCCGGTGGTCGCCGAATTTTCTTTTTTACGAAAAAACGAAATTATCGAATTGGGAAATGAAATCGAAATTCCTCATCGTTTGGACAGGAATAACACTAATAAGAAAACAATTAAATTGCCGGAGATCTGGTATGTTGGGTAA
- a CDS encoding class I SAM-dependent methyltransferase: MKKTFTGERLETFIYDANAIKHLHRYSIAANFVKGKVVLDIASGEGYGSNLMSYGASFVYGVDIDNKAIEKAKIKYRRNNIQFVVGDTRNIPLEDKSVDVVISYETIEHHAEHEKMLQEIKRVLRPNGISIISTPDKYFYSDVRNYKNEFHVKELYKTEFIDLIKKYFFNYQILTQSYLNGNSIVLDEINRNTIEFYTGDYASSSKICSPPQFMIAIASNSLFKKQNNSVYDGTLILRNNLNCQEKLDRVYNSNPYKIGQTLLSPIKFLKKLRF, from the coding sequence ATGAAGAAAACTTTTACAGGGGAAAGATTAGAAACTTTTATATATGATGCAAATGCTATAAAACACCTCCATCGGTATTCAATAGCTGCTAATTTCGTAAAAGGAAAAGTTGTTTTAGATATTGCGTCCGGTGAGGGATATGGCAGTAACTTAATGAGTTACGGAGCCTCCTTTGTATATGGGGTCGATATTGACAATAAAGCGATCGAAAAAGCCAAAATTAAATATAGAAGAAATAATATTCAATTCGTTGTTGGTGATACAAGAAATATACCTTTAGAAGACAAATCCGTTGACGTGGTCATCAGTTATGAAACAATTGAACATCACGCTGAACATGAGAAAATGTTACAAGAAATTAAAAGGGTTCTACGTCCAAATGGAATATCCATAATTTCAACACCTGATAAATATTTTTATTCTGATGTAAGAAATTATAAAAATGAATTTCATGTAAAGGAATTATATAAAACTGAATTTATAGATCTTATAAAGAAATATTTTTTTAATTATCAAATTTTGACACAAAGTTACTTAAATGGAAACTCAATTGTTCTGGATGAGATTAATCGAAATACAATAGAATTTTATACAGGAGACTACGCTAGTTCTTCAAAAATTTGTTCACCTCCTCAATTTATGATCGCTATTGCTTCAAACAGTTTGTTTAAAAAACAGAACAATTCTGTATATGATGGCACTTTAATTTTAAGGAATAATCTTAATTGCCAAGAAAAACTAGACAGGGTTTATAACTCCAATCCATACAAAATTGGACAAACGCTCTTATCACCCATTAAATTTCTAAAGAAATTAAGGTTTTAA
- a CDS encoding ABC transporter ATP-binding protein: MSVILKAENISKQYRLGTVGTGTLRDDLKRWWYNVRGKENPFLKVGGINDRNSKATEDYIWALKDINFEVKQGEVLGIIGKNGAGKSTLLKILSRVTAPTTGSIKTRGRIASLLEVGTGFHGELTGRENIFMNGAVLGMTKAEIKLKLDEIIAFSGCEKYIDTPVKRYSSGMTVRLGFAVAAHLEPEILVVDEVLAVGDAEFQKKAIGKMQDLASGEGRTVLFVSHNMNSILRLCNKAILLKNGSIIGEGDVSKIIDKYLSMEFGLSPYKKYSFRYRDYLLVRLLDIKAHNENYELCENFKLTEKVGITINYEVLNSGKKIHGAFNFFNGNGINIFDAHESNTELYHVEKEKGIYTTTVWIYENLFSEGIIVVGVALLTHDPFVVHFHDKEAIAFNMLEDLVSSPTRGDYVGNLPGIIRPKLNWNSQENYLK; encoded by the coding sequence ATGAGCGTAATATTAAAAGCTGAAAATATATCTAAACAATACAGGCTGGGAACTGTAGGTACCGGAACTTTACGTGATGATTTAAAGCGTTGGTGGTATAATGTACGTGGCAAAGAAAATCCTTTTTTAAAAGTTGGAGGGATCAATGACCGAAACAGCAAAGCTACCGAAGATTATATCTGGGCGCTGAAGGATATAAATTTTGAGGTTAAGCAGGGTGAAGTTTTGGGAATTATTGGAAAAAATGGGGCAGGAAAATCAACACTTCTTAAAATTTTATCACGTGTTACTGCCCCAACAACAGGCAGTATAAAAACCCGGGGACGTATTGCATCTTTGTTAGAGGTAGGCACAGGCTTTCATGGGGAATTGACCGGCAGGGAAAATATTTTTATGAACGGGGCAGTTCTTGGAATGACCAAAGCCGAAATAAAATTGAAATTGGATGAGATTATAGCCTTCTCGGGCTGTGAAAAATATATAGATACCCCGGTAAAACGTTATAGTAGCGGAATGACTGTACGGTTAGGTTTTGCAGTGGCTGCCCATCTGGAACCGGAGATTTTGGTTGTAGATGAAGTGTTGGCGGTGGGCGATGCTGAATTTCAAAAAAAAGCAATAGGTAAGATGCAGGACTTGGCAAGCGGAGAAGGTAGGACGGTTCTTTTTGTAAGCCATAATATGAACTCAATATTGAGATTATGTAACAAAGCGATTCTTCTGAAAAACGGAAGTATTATAGGAGAAGGTGATGTTTCTAAAATTATCGATAAATATTTAAGTATGGAATTCGGTTTATCTCCTTATAAAAAGTATAGTTTTAGATATAGAGATTATTTATTAGTCAGATTATTGGATATTAAAGCTCATAATGAAAATTATGAATTATGTGAAAATTTTAAACTAACTGAAAAAGTAGGTATTACCATTAATTATGAGGTATTAAATTCGGGTAAAAAAATTCATGGGGCATTTAATTTCTTTAATGGCAATGGAATTAACATATTTGATGCTCATGAAAGCAATACCGAATTATATCATGTAGAAAAGGAAAAAGGAATTTATACAACTACGGTTTGGATTTACGAAAATTTATTCTCTGAGGGTATTATAGTTGTAGGAGTGGCTTTGTTAACTCATGATCCTTTTGTGGTACATTTTCACGATAAGGAAGCAATTGCTTTCAATATGCTTGAGGATTTGGTTTCAAGTCCAACCAGAGGAGATTATGTGGGCAATTTGCCAGGTATAATTAGGCCTAAATTGAATTGGAATTCCCAAGAAAATTATTTAAAATGA
- the gmd gene encoding GDP-mannose 4,6-dehydratase has product MKIALITGITGQDGAYLAELLLSKGYEVHGIKRRASSFNTDRVDHLYQDPHETNIKFKLHYGDLSDSMNLTRIIQEVQPDEIYNLGAMSHVKVSFDTPEYTANIDGLGTLRILEAVRLLGLTQKTRIYQASTSELYGKVQEVPQTEKTPFYPRSPYGVAKLYAYWITVNYREAYNMYACNGILFNHESPIRGETFVTRKITRAASRIALGMQDTLFLGNLDARRDWGHAKDYVEAMWLMLQQEEPDDYVIATGVTTSVRDFVIKAFDRIGITLSFTGIMENEEGTVVECSNPEFQLPEGKVVVKVDPNYHRPTEVDLLIGDASKCREKLGWAPNYSLDEIITEMMAADIKLFQKEKYLKEGGHDTLNYHE; this is encoded by the coding sequence ATGAAAATAGCACTTATAACGGGGATTACAGGTCAGGATGGAGCTTATTTGGCTGAACTTTTGCTTTCCAAAGGTTATGAGGTGCATGGAATTAAGCGGAGGGCTTCTTCTTTTAATACAGATAGGGTTGACCACCTGTATCAGGACCCCCATGAAACAAATATAAAATTTAAACTGCATTACGGGGATCTTAGTGATTCTATGAATCTTACCAGGATCATTCAGGAAGTGCAGCCGGATGAGATCTATAATCTGGGGGCCATGTCCCACGTAAAGGTGAGTTTTGATACCCCTGAGTATACCGCAAATATTGATGGACTGGGAACCTTAAGAATACTCGAAGCTGTACGCTTACTTGGATTAACCCAAAAAACCCGGATCTATCAGGCATCAACCTCTGAATTATACGGTAAGGTGCAGGAAGTCCCCCAAACAGAGAAAACTCCTTTTTACCCCAGGAGTCCTTATGGGGTAGCTAAACTCTATGCTTACTGGATCACTGTAAACTACCGGGAAGCCTATAATATGTATGCCTGCAACGGCATCCTGTTTAACCACGAGTCACCAATACGCGGAGAGACCTTTGTTACCCGTAAGATCACAAGAGCCGCATCCAGGATAGCTTTAGGAATGCAGGACACGCTATTCCTTGGTAATTTAGATGCAAGGAGGGATTGGGGTCATGCCAAGGATTATGTTGAAGCGATGTGGCTCATGTTACAACAGGAGGAACCAGATGATTATGTGATCGCAACAGGGGTAACAACTTCGGTAAGGGATTTCGTGATTAAAGCTTTTGACCGGATAGGAATTACATTAAGTTTCACAGGAATTATGGAAAATGAGGAGGGAACGGTTGTAGAATGCTCAAACCCAGAATTTCAATTACCTGAAGGTAAAGTGGTTGTAAAAGTTGATCCAAATTATCACCGTCCCACAGAGGTAGATCTTCTTATTGGAGATGCTTCTAAATGCAGAGAAAAATTGGGCTGGGCACCAAATTATTCCCTTGATGAAATAATCACCGAAATGATGGCTGCCGATATAAAATTATTTCAAAAAGAAAAATATTTAAAGGAAGGTGGTCACGATACATTAAATTACCACGAGTAG
- a CDS encoding ABC transporter permease codes for MSEENDSWLYEITPKRKLIDLNFREIWRYRDLLILFVKRDLTTIYKQTILGPLWFLIQPLFTSVIFTLVFNNIANIPTGNVPAFLFNLTGITAWNYFNHCLTGTSNTFTANAGIFGKVYFPRVIMPLKTIISNLFKFGIQLIILIVFYIYFLLKGFEISPNSNILLFPLYVLVMAFLGLGLGMIISAFTTKYRDLTVVVGFATSLLLYISAVPYPLSEVTEKMPELAWVVKWNPLTQVIEGFRYMVLNTGTFTWIGFFYILAVSVFLFLIGLIIFNRTEKNFIDTV; via the coding sequence GTGAGCGAAGAGAACGATTCCTGGCTTTACGAAATTACTCCCAAGCGAAAACTTATTGACCTTAATTTTAGGGAAATATGGCGGTATCGTGATCTTTTGATTCTGTTTGTTAAAAGAGATCTAACCACAATTTATAAGCAAACTATTCTGGGACCGCTGTGGTTTTTGATTCAACCTTTATTTACATCTGTAATATTTACCTTAGTTTTTAATAATATAGCTAATATTCCTACAGGTAATGTCCCTGCTTTTCTTTTTAATCTTACAGGCATCACAGCTTGGAATTATTTTAATCATTGTCTTACAGGAACTTCCAATACTTTTACCGCGAATGCCGGAATTTTCGGGAAAGTTTATTTTCCTCGGGTAATTATGCCATTAAAAACAATAATATCCAATCTTTTCAAATTTGGTATTCAATTAATAATATTAATTGTCTTTTATATATATTTCCTTTTGAAGGGATTTGAGATAAGTCCTAATTCAAATATTCTATTATTTCCTCTGTATGTTTTAGTTATGGCATTTCTGGGATTAGGATTGGGTATGATCATTTCCGCCTTTACCACAAAATATCGTGACCTTACAGTGGTTGTTGGATTCGCAACTTCATTACTTTTGTATATTTCTGCAGTTCCATATCCTCTGAGTGAAGTTACGGAAAAAATGCCTGAATTGGCGTGGGTGGTAAAATGGAATCCACTTACCCAAGTTATTGAAGGTTTTCGTTATATGGTTCTCAACACGGGAACTTTTACCTGGATAGGGTTCTTCTATATTTTAGCTGTCTCAGTTTTCCTTTTTCTAATTGGATTGATTATATTCAACCGCACTGAAAAGAACTTTATAGATACGGTATAA
- a CDS encoding alpha-1,2-fucosyltransferase — protein MVVIQLQGGLGNQMFQYAIASIIAEREKTSLLVDSTVLENPKKIKNVQTVRNFELGVFNNKYKFADIKKIEKYFNPSKMTSFKKRFNFPFPKIFKEPGYNFHEYLLYLKSPVYLKGYFQSYKYFLSNEEYVRDLFLFSPKQLGDKNLELLEIINKKDTVSVHIRRGDYITNREIQNIHGNCDMHYYLKAIDIIAGKVKNPTLIFFSDELDWVREKFSKVEYNSVFVDYNFGEDSWKDMILMSKCSHNIIANSSFSWWGAWLNKNPEKIVIAPRNWFKDIEMNEKTMDLIPPKWLRI, from the coding sequence ATGGTAGTTATTCAATTACAAGGGGGTCTTGGTAATCAGATGTTTCAATATGCTATAGCAAGTATTATAGCAGAACGCGAAAAAACCAGTCTTTTAGTGGATTCAACCGTTCTTGAAAATCCAAAAAAAATTAAAAATGTACAAACAGTAAGAAATTTTGAATTAGGTGTATTTAATAACAAATATAAATTTGCGGATATTAAGAAAATAGAGAAGTATTTTAATCCTTCGAAGATGACAAGCTTTAAAAAGCGATTTAATTTTCCCTTTCCCAAGATATTTAAAGAACCCGGTTATAATTTTCATGAATATTTACTCTATTTAAAATCTCCTGTGTATTTAAAGGGGTACTTCCAGAGTTATAAATACTTTCTTTCTAACGAAGAATATGTTCGTGACCTTTTCCTTTTTTCTCCAAAACAACTGGGGGATAAGAATCTAGAGCTTTTGGAAATTATTAATAAAAAGGATACTGTTTCAGTTCACATCAGAAGAGGGGATTATATTACTAATAGAGAAATTCAGAATATTCATGGCAACTGTGATATGCATTATTATTTAAAAGCTATTGACATAATCGCTGGCAAGGTTAAGAACCCTACATTGATCTTTTTTTCAGATGAATTAGATTGGGTGCGGGAAAAGTTTTCTAAGGTTGAATACAATTCTGTTTTTGTGGACTACAACTTTGGTGAAGATTCTTGGAAAGATATGATTTTAATGAGCAAATGTTCCCATAACATCATTGCTAACAGTTCCTTTAGCTGGTGGGGAGCCTGGTTAAATAAAAATCCGGAGAAAATTGTAATAGCTCCAAGAAATTGGTTTAAAGATATAGAAATGAATGAAAAGACAATGGATTTAATCCCTCCTAAATGGTTACGGATTTAA
- a CDS encoding glycosyltransferase family 2 protein, whose translation MSGIWIVIVSYNGMQWLSECLESTRPYSVIIVDNNSTDGTQEYIKETHPEIILLEQKKNLGFGKANNIGISWALKQGADYVFLLNQDAYLQPITLKRLIRVHENNPNFGILSPIHLNGAGTLLDENFSKYYVSYDSNPRFYADYILNNNRKEIYEVPFINAAAWLISKQCLETVGGFDPMFYHYGEDENFCQRVHFFNFKVGVVTDVFFHHDRENRDKMKIKRGSDKYFENFEKIIKVRYGNINEKIDEKLKQEIRSKKIEYIKSFIKLNFTEAKYYNKKYLMLLKTSPILKMSRKFNKEPGLKYLDIGGKNL comes from the coding sequence ATGAGTGGAATTTGGATTGTGATTGTAAGTTATAATGGAATGCAATGGCTGTCAGAGTGCCTAGAAAGTACAAGGCCATATTCCGTTATAATAGTAGATAATAACTCAACTGATGGCACCCAAGAATATATCAAGGAAACCCACCCAGAGATTATTTTATTAGAACAAAAAAAAAACTTAGGTTTTGGAAAAGCTAATAATATTGGTATTTCTTGGGCTTTGAAACAAGGAGCTGATTATGTTTTTTTATTAAACCAAGATGCCTATCTGCAACCAATTACTTTAAAAAGATTAATAAGAGTTCATGAAAATAATCCAAATTTTGGAATTTTAAGTCCCATACATTTAAATGGAGCGGGGACTCTATTGGATGAAAATTTTTCTAAATATTATGTTTCTTATGATTCCAACCCTAGGTTTTATGCTGATTATATTTTAAATAATAACCGTAAAGAAATTTATGAAGTTCCGTTTATAAATGCAGCTGCTTGGTTAATATCTAAGCAATGTTTAGAAACGGTTGGAGGATTTGATCCTATGTTTTACCATTATGGGGAGGATGAAAATTTTTGTCAAAGAGTTCATTTCTTCAATTTTAAAGTGGGGGTGGTAACCGACGTTTTTTTTCATCATGATAGAGAAAACAGGGATAAGATGAAAATAAAAAGAGGAAGTGATAAGTATTTTGAAAATTTCGAAAAAATTATAAAAGTGCGTTACGGTAATATAAATGAAAAAATAGATGAGAAGTTAAAACAGGAAATTCGGAGTAAAAAAATTGAATACATAAAATCTTTTATAAAGCTTAATTTTACTGAAGCCAAATATTATAATAAAAAATATTTAATGCTTCTAAAAACTTCGCCTATTCTAAAAATGAGTAGAAAATTTAATAAAGAACCTGGATTAAAATATTTAGATATAGGAGGAAAAAATTTATAA
- a CDS encoding class I SAM-dependent methyltransferase, translating into MKIRKTLYKVKRKLLQVIYKSRNNKWKNQKVFKNIYDKNLFHKGEEINEVSRSGPGSDLLQTREIIKQLPVLFQKYSIKTILDIPCGDFYWMKKIDLKGIQYYGGDVVGEIILGNKKFSSNNIEFIQLDIIEDPLPKVDLIICRDLFVHLTNHQIFNAIDNIKKSSSKYLLTTSFKDRMVNNDIALMGKWRPINVEVAPFNFNYPIDEIFENCTEDNMCYNDKYLLLYKIEHL; encoded by the coding sequence ATGAAAATCAGAAAAACCCTTTATAAAGTAAAACGAAAGTTATTACAGGTAATCTATAAATCTAGAAATAATAAATGGAAAAATCAGAAAGTTTTTAAAAATATTTATGATAAGAATTTATTTCATAAAGGTGAAGAAATAAATGAAGTTTCCAGATCTGGCCCAGGTTCTGATTTATTACAAACACGGGAAATAATCAAACAACTGCCTGTTCTTTTTCAAAAATATTCCATTAAAACTATTTTGGACATTCCTTGCGGAGATTTTTATTGGATGAAAAAAATAGATTTAAAGGGTATTCAATATTACGGCGGCGATGTTGTAGGTGAAATTATTTTAGGAAACAAGAAATTTTCTTCTAATAACATTGAATTTATCCAACTTGATATTATAGAAGATCCGTTACCAAAAGTAGATTTAATTATTTGTCGCGATTTATTTGTGCATTTAACAAATCATCAGATTTTTAATGCGATAGATAATATTAAAAAGAGCAGTTCAAAATACCTTCTCACAACAAGTTTTAAGGATAGAATGGTAAATAATGATATTGCTTTAATGGGCAAATGGAGACCCATTAATGTTGAAGTTGCTCCTTTTAATTTTAATTATCCAATAGATGAGATCTTTGAAAATTGTACCGAGGATAATATGTGTTATAACGACAAGTATTTGCTTCTATATAAAATAGAACATCTTTAA
- a CDS encoding CmcI family methyltransferase, whose product MIRINKKKKNGYIDITVKSINNGHHQVSYRGVKAIRCPFDYLIYQMIISEIKPDLIIEIGTRKGGGAYYLADLLESIGHGVVHTIDIVDEVEPTVKAHNRIKFFTNGWAGYDLNLASGFDKIMIIEDASHLYEDTIGILNKFHGLVTVGSYFIVEDGIVNELGFENKYNGGPLRAIREFVPNHQEYIVDRKWCDMFGINATFNVDGYLKKIK is encoded by the coding sequence ATGATTCGAATAAATAAAAAGAAGAAAAATGGTTATATAGATATTACAGTAAAATCTATTAATAATGGCCATCATCAAGTTTCCTATAGAGGTGTTAAGGCCATAAGATGCCCATTTGATTATTTAATTTATCAAATGATTATATCAGAGATAAAACCTGATCTTATTATCGAAATTGGAACTAGAAAAGGTGGAGGGGCTTATTATTTAGCTGATTTGCTTGAGAGTATCGGCCATGGGGTAGTTCATACAATTGATATTGTAGATGAAGTTGAGCCTACTGTTAAAGCGCATAATCGGATCAAATTTTTCACGAATGGTTGGGCAGGGTACGATCTAAATTTGGCGAGTGGGTTTGATAAAATAATGATAATTGAAGATGCATCTCATTTGTACGAAGATACCATAGGTATATTAAATAAATTTCACGGGCTGGTGACGGTTGGTTCATACTTTATTGTAGAAGATGGGATTGTTAATGAGTTGGGTTTTGAAAATAAATATAATGGTGGCCCCTTAAGAGCCATTCGTGAATTTGTGCCCAACCACCAAGAATATATTGTTGATAGAAAATGGTGCGATATGTTTGGTATTAATGCTACATTCAACGTTGACGGTTATTTAAAAAAAATTAAATAA